In Pseudonocardia sp. DSM 110487, the sequence ATCCAGTTCGGGGTGCCGACCTCCCTCTCGGTGCTCACGATCGGGCTCGCCTGGCTGCTCATGCCGCACCTGGGCGTCCTTGCCGTCGGATTGGCCTGGCTGCTCGCGCAGTGCACCGTCGCGTCCGTCGTGCTGATCATGAACGCGCCGTGGATCCCCGGCCCGCCGGGCGCGTGGATCGACGGCATCCGCAGCTCCGCCCTGCTGCGCCGGGTCGGCGAGGACGGCCTGCGCCGGGTCGGCGCCCCTACCGGTTGGGCGATCGGATCCAATATGGGCGGGGGCTCGGAGACGGTCGTGGTCACGATCGGGCCGGTCGGCGAGCGCAAGGCCCTGCTCAAGGCCGCCGACACGGCGAACGGGCAGCGCGAGCTGCGCCAGCAGACGTCGGCGCTCGCCGCGCTGCACTCCGACCCGCGCCTGCAGCACTGGACGCCGCTGATCCCCCGCGTGCTCGGCACCGCCGAGGTCGGGGACACCTACCTCCTGACCGAGACCCTGCTGCCCGGCGGGTCGGGGCCTGACGCACTGGCCGACCCGGCCCGTCGCGGCGCGTTCCGGTCGAGCGCCGTCGGCGCGATCAGCGAGCTGCACCGGAACACGGCCGCGCTGCACCGGCTCGGCGACGCCGAGCTCGGCGAATTGGTGCACGGCCCGATCGCCGAGGTCTCCCGCACACTGCCCGCGGGACTGCGGACCGAAGCGAGCAGGCTCGCCGCGCTGCTGGACGCCCGGCTGCGCGGCCAGGTCGTCGGGATCGGCTGGGTGCACGGCGACTACCTGCCGGTGAACCTGCTCGCCGCGCCGAACGGGCGGGTGAGCGCCATCATCGACTGGTGCACCGCCCGGCCGGACGGCCTGTCCGTGCTCGACATCGCGACGTTCGTGCCGATGGCGGAGGCGATGGCCGCTGGCGTGGAGTTCGGCCCCGTCGTGCTGCGGTGGCTCGAGGGTGTGCCGCCTGCCGAGGCCGATGTGCTCGTCGGATGCCAGTCCGCGCTCGGCGGCACCATCCTCGCGCCCGAGGTGCTGGTCCTGCTCGGCTGGCTGGACCACATCCACTCGTGCGTGTCGCGTTCGGAGCGGATGGCGGCCAACCCCGTGTGGAACCGGCGCAACGTGCGGGTCGTGGTGCAGGGCGCCGTCGACCTGCTCGACCGCGGCCCGACGGCCGCCGCCCAGGCGGAGTGGGCTACGCGCGCAGCCCGTTGAGCATCCGGCGGATCGTCGAGGCGCACCCGTCGCGTACGGCCCTGCGGTCGGCCTGCGCCGCCTCGGCGATGGTGCGCCCCGCACCCCCGAGCAGGTGGAACACCAGCTGGCTGCTCGCCTGCGCCGGTACGGGCGCGAGCAGCCCCTCTGCCCGCGCGGCCTGCAGGAACCCGTCGATCATCGCGTAGGCGTACTTCTTCTCGTAGTCCATCCAGCGGGCCCAGCCCAGTGCGAGCGGGCCCTCCAGCCAGCACAGCCGGCCGTAGCGGTCCTCGCAGCACAGGTCGAGGAACGCGTCGAGCGCGGCCATGCCCGCATCCCACGCGTTCGACTGCCCCGCGGCGGCGGCCGCGACCCGTGCCGTCATGTCCTGCTCGAGCGTGTCGAAGACCGCCTCGAACACCGCCTGCTTGCTCTCGAAGTGGTGGTACACCGCGCCGCGGGTGACCTGGGTGGCGACCGCGATGTCGTCGAGGGAGGTCCGTGCGTAGCCGCGCTCGGCGAACATCGCCGTGGCCGTCTCCAGCAGCGCGGCACGGGTGGCCTCCGAGTAGAGCTCGCGCCGGCTCTTCGGCCTTGACATGCCGAGAGTCTACGACATACTCAGAGTACGTACACAGAGTATGTAACCATCGCAGCGCTGGAGACCGACGTCATGTCCCCGAAGTTCCTGCTGATCCGTGAGGTCCTCGCCGAGGCGGCCCGCAACGGCCGACCGGAGATCACCCGCCGCGGCGACGTCGAGGCCACGTTCGGCAGCGTCGAGGCGTTCCTGCTCGCGCTCCACCAGCGCTGGCGCACCGCGCTCCTCGCGCGCCTCGACGCCCTCCTCGAGAACATCGGCGACGACTCGCCCGCCGACTTCGACGCCGCCGTCGTGGCGACGTGGAACGACCCGACGACGGGCGGCCGTGGCCTCCGCGCCCTCCTCGACGCCCACGCGGACCACCCCGCGCTCGCCGCGGCGCAGGAGCGGGATCGCCTGCTGTTGCGCCGGACCCTCGGCGTCGAGGTCCCCTCACCGGGCTCGCGTCCCCGCGTGGTCGCGCACGCCCCAGCCAAGCGCTGGTGGCGCGGGGCGGCATAGCGCGGCAATGCCTTTGGGGTCTTGGTCTTCGGGTCTTGCGGTGGCCTCCTGGCGGCGGAGTCGCGGGGATCTTGTTGCCATCACACACCCGGTGAGGGCTGGCGCACCCTTTCCGGCTTCACACACACCGTCGACGGGCCGCGTGAGCCGACAACGGGTGCGTGAGCTCCGGAGATCGTTCCGAACTGCACGTGACGGCCCCGCCGGGGACCGTGAGGTGCACCTCGCTGCGATCATGGGCCGGTATGGCCTCATGATCGGAGATTCGGCGCGTTCCCGGGCAGTTTTCGCCCGTTTTCGCGCCGAGGCCCCGATCATGCCCGTCGGGCCGGCGTTCGGTGGCGCCGCGCGCCCGAGGGGCAGGCCCTTGGCCTGCCCGCGCTGCACGCCCCAGGGGTCGCAGAGGCTCAGAGGTCAAGGGTCGCGAAGCGATCGCGAAGCGACGCCGAAGGCGCCCTTGACCTCTGAGGGGCGGCCCCGCACACTGCGCGGCGCCACCGAAGGCCCACACCAGAGCGCGTCCAGTCCGCTCCCTCGGTGGCCGATCGGTGGGTGCGCGGACCACCCGCCCGAGATCGTTCCCACGTCCGCACCCGGGCCGCATACCGTGGTGCAGTGGCCTTCAAGACCGTTCAGTGGCTCGACGAGAGCGGGCCCGCCGTTCGCCTGCTCGACCAGACCCGCCTGCCAGGCGAAGAGGCGTACATCGACGCCGCCGATGTCGACACGCTCGTCTCCGCGATCCGCCGCCTCGCGGTCCGCGGGGCGCCCGCGCTGGGCGCCGTCGGGGCACTGGGCGTGGTCGTCGCGCTGGCGCAGGGTGCCCGCGAAGGCTGGGACGACGCCCGCCTGCACCACGAGATCGGGCGGCTGCGGGAGGCCCGCCCCACCGCGGTGAACCTCGCGTGGGCGGTGGACCGCGTGCTGCCGCTCATCGCGGAGGGACCGGCGGCCGTGCTCGCCGAGGCACGCCGGGTGCTCGCCGAGGACGAGGCCGCCAACCGGCAGCTGGCGAAGCTGGGTGCCGACTGGCTCGTCGCGCGCTGCCCGCCCCGCCCCCTGAGGCTGCTCACCCACTGCAACACCGGCACGCTCGCCACCACGGCATGGGGCACCGCGCTCGGGGTCGTGCGCGAGCTGCACGGCCGGGGCCTGGTCGAGCTCGTGCACGTCGACGAGACCCGCCCGCTCCTGCAGGGCGCCCGGCTCACTG encodes:
- a CDS encoding phosphotransferase, encoding MAVARMKGLLTGWRAPQHRDGLALVVSSGMSSAVGLLYWVLAAQMFPADVVGVNAVAVSSMMLVGGVAHLNMSHALLRFVPVAGTAARRLVALGYLVAVTLSALAGAGFGAGAIWWAPELVDVAGYGTLIAFFAVSCPVWTLFSLQDYVLTAVGRATAVPIENVVFSVLKIGLLVAVTLAALPGGIALSWVIATALIVLPINLWLLIRLLPAHGARTAERAVPITVGAVGRFIGADYVGALFWQAAMMGLPVLVLGRLGAEAAAAYNMVWQFGLALYMVPSGMGQSMIAHNAADPGSVDKARRETVRRGLTLVVPVALVLALGAPLVLALFGPHYADTGAGALALVALSAIPNVITAAATSTARVRQRRGIQFGVPTSLSVLTIGLAWLLMPHLGVLAVGLAWLLAQCTVASVVLIMNAPWIPGPPGAWIDGIRSSALLRRVGEDGLRRVGAPTGWAIGSNMGGGSETVVVTIGPVGERKALLKAADTANGQRELRQQTSALAALHSDPRLQHWTPLIPRVLGTAEVGDTYLLTETLLPGGSGPDALADPARRGAFRSSAVGAISELHRNTAALHRLGDAELGELVHGPIAEVSRTLPAGLRTEASRLAALLDARLRGQVVGIGWVHGDYLPVNLLAAPNGRVSAIIDWCTARPDGLSVLDIATFVPMAEAMAAGVEFGPVVLRWLEGVPPAEADVLVGCQSALGGTILAPEVLVLLGWLDHIHSCVSRSERMAANPVWNRRNVRVVVQGAVDLLDRGPTAAAQAEWATRAAR
- a CDS encoding TetR/AcrR family transcriptional regulator; translated protein: MSRPKSRRELYSEATRAALLETATAMFAERGYARTSLDDIAVATQVTRGAVYHHFESKQAVFEAVFDTLEQDMTARVAAAAAGQSNAWDAGMAALDAFLDLCCEDRYGRLCWLEGPLALGWARWMDYEKKYAYAMIDGFLQAARAEGLLAPVPAQASSQLVFHLLGGAGRTIAEAAQADRRAVRDGCASTIRRMLNGLRA
- the mtnA gene encoding S-methyl-5-thioribose-1-phosphate isomerase, giving the protein MAFKTVQWLDESGPAVRLLDQTRLPGEEAYIDAADVDTLVSAIRRLAVRGAPALGAVGALGVVVALAQGAREGWDDARLHHEIGRLREARPTAVNLAWAVDRVLPLIAEGPAAVLAEARRVLAEDEAANRQLAKLGADWLVARCPPRPLRLLTHCNTGTLATTAWGTALGVVRELHGRGLVELVHVDETRPLLQGARLTAWELAADGIDHVVQVDSAAPGAILRGLVDAVLIGADRIAANGDTANKVGSVGLALACADAGVPFVVAAPWSTVDLATPDGTAITIEERDAAEVTALAGVPTAPAGTRAFNPAFDVTPARLVDAIVTERGVAEPKRRPDMRLTEPAAPGRTAP